The DNA region TCGCGATGATGTACAGCGGCAGTCTGCCCCAAAGGAATTCGACCGTGAACACGTTGTGGGCGAACATCGTGTCGACGTGTTCGCTGATACCGAAGGCGGCCGGGAAGTACAACGGCGGTTCGATGATCAGCAGATAGGCGATCGCCCCGATCCACAGCACGAGGTTGGTCGGGTCGTTGTGCCGGCGCAACCGCGCGATCGCGTATGCCAGCGCAACGAGCGCGCCGATCACGATCAGAAGCTCGAGGACCGGTAGCGTCCAATTCTCCAGCGCCAGGGGATTGCGGAGTTCGAACAGGCCGCCGGCTTCTTCACAGGTGAACCCCAGCCGGGTAGCCAAACCCTCGAAGGTGGACGCGCACAGATCAGACATCAGCGGCCTGCTTCCACTCGATCTTGTCGTTGTCGTCGGCGGTGTACCACCGGGTGACGTCGTAGCCCGCGTCGTAGCGATCGAACCAGACCTGGGCCAGTTCGGGCAGCTTTTCGTGCGCGGGGTTGTGCCCCGGGATCTGGCTGCGGACAACGCCTATCATCGCCGCCAGTTGGTCCCGAACCGGTAGGTGCCCGAAGGCGTTGCCGAACGGGCCGTCGTTCCCGGCCTTGACGAACGGCAGCTTCTGCAGCACAGCCTTCTTGCGCCGCTGCATCCCGAAGGTGGAGATGGCGTCGACCTTGCGGTCCTGCACCGGGATGTACTTGTTGAAATCGTCGCAGGCCAGCTGGATCACCGACCACACGTGTCGGAAGATACTGGGGGCCACCCGCATTCGGTACCACGGCTGGTCGACAACCTCGTCGTAGATCAGCAACGCGGAACTACGGTGCTCGACCTCCTCGACGAAGTGCCACAGGAACAGGGAGGCCACCCTGTCGTCTCCCGGCGCGAACAGGGTGTCGTCGTGGTCGAGCATCAACTTGAACACCGGCGTGAAGGTGGCCTCCAGGTCGGCGGTGTAGGCCAACCGGTACTTCAACGGGGTGTTGGCGGTCATGTCGTCGAAGGACCCGATGACCTTGTCGTAGGTGTCCTGAAGTTGCGGATACGCCTTGATCAGGCCCTTGGCATGCTGGCGGTGGGCCATCGCGTGTTGGCCCTCCTGCCGCACGAACGCGTCGGCCTCTTCGGCTATTGCCGGGTCCTTGATCAGCGGCATGGCCTCGGTGATCATCCGCCCGATCATCTTCTCGAAACCGATGGCCAGGAAGGATACCGCGTTGGCCATTCCGGAGAAGGCCGGGTTCGCCTCGTTCCACAGGAAGGGCACCGGGTGGTTCGCGAACGCGAAACGCATCTTGCGGACGATCAGATCCGTCATGGCCGACCCCTCATCGCGCGTTGCCGGTGGCAACGGTCATCAACATACAACAAGACACTATTCCGTCTGACTGTATGATGACAAGTCCCGGGGTGCCGCCTGCCGCCCCCGGCCTAGTCGTCCCAGCCCATCGAGAACACCTCGAACGTCGTCGCGTGCGTCACGGCCATCCGCTCCCCCGCCTGCCGGGACGCTTGCCCCAGGAATTCGGCGGGATCGAACTGCGCCCAGCC from Mycolicibacterium sp. MU0053 includes:
- a CDS encoding metal-dependent hydrolase, whose product is MTDLIVRKMRFAFANHPVPFLWNEANPAFSGMANAVSFLAIGFEKMIGRMITEAMPLIKDPAIAEEADAFVRQEGQHAMAHRQHAKGLIKAYPQLQDTYDKVIGSFDDMTANTPLKYRLAYTADLEATFTPVFKLMLDHDDTLFAPGDDRVASLFLWHFVEEVEHRSSALLIYDEVVDQPWYRMRVAPSIFRHVWSVIQLACDDFNKYIPVQDRKVDAISTFGMQRRKKAVLQKLPFVKAGNDGPFGNAFGHLPVRDQLAAMIGVVRSQIPGHNPAHEKLPELAQVWFDRYDAGYDVTRWYTADDNDKIEWKQAADV